A part of Aegilops tauschii subsp. strangulata cultivar AL8/78 chromosome 2, Aet v6.0, whole genome shotgun sequence genomic DNA contains:
- the LOC109737747 gene encoding stearoyl-[acyl-carrier-protein] 9-desaturase 5, chloroplastic produces MAFRACLSSHKASPSPSVAQRRASNGAPPVVAMASTMNEVKTAKKPYAPPREVHLQVMHSLPAQKQEIFDSLQSWARDNLLNLLKPVEKSWQPQDFLPEPSSEGFYDEVKELRERAKEIPDDYFVCLVGDMVTEEALPTYQTMLNTLDGVRDETGASPTAWAVWTRAWTAEENRHGDLLNKYMYLSGRVDMRQIEKTIQYLIGSGMDPGTENNPYMGFLYTSFQERATFISHGNTARHAKQFGDLKLAQICGTIAADEKRHETAYTKIVEKLFEIDPDYTVLAFADMMRKKISMPAHLMYDGEDDNLFEHFSSVAQRLGVYTAKDYADILEFLVQRWKVADLTGLSGEGRRSQDYVCTLATRFRRLDERAQARAKQGPVVPFSWVYDRKVQL; encoded by the exons ATGGCGTTCAGGGCCTGCCTCTCGTCCCACAAGGCCTCGCCGTCGCCTTCCGTCGCGCAGAGGAGGGCCAGCAATGGGGCACCGCCGGTGGTGGCCATGGCCTCCACCATGAACGA GGTCAAAACTGCCAAAAAGCCCTATGCTCCCCCACGCGAGGTGCATCTCCAAGTCATGCATTCGCTACCAGCACAAAAGCAGGAGATCTTTGATTCACTTCAATCTTGGGCTAGGGACAACCTATTGAACCTTCTGAAGCCAGTTGAGAAGTCATGGCAGCCACAGGACTTCCTACCAGAGCCTTCTTCCGAGGGATTTTATGATGAAGTAAAAGAACTGAGGGAGCGGGCAAAGGAAATCCCTGATGACTACTTTGTTTGCCTGGTTGGTGACATGGTTACTGAGGAAGCCCTTCCTACGTACCAAACAATGCTCAACACCCTTGATGGTGTCCGAGATGAAACTGGCGCAAGCCCAACTGCCTGGGCTGTTTGGACAAGAGCATGGACTGCTGAAGAAAACAGGCACGGTGATCTACTGAACAAGTACATGTACCTTTCCGGACGGGTTGACATGAGACAAATTGAGAAGACTATACAGTACCTTATTGGTTCTGGAATG GATCCAGGAACTGAGAACAATCCCTACATGGGTTTCCTTTACACATCATTCCAAGAGAGAGCTACTTTCATATCCCATGGCAATACTGCTAGGCATGCCAAGCAATTTGGGGACCTTAAACTGGCCCAGATATGTGGTACAATAGCAGCTGATGAGAAGCGCCATGAGACGGCTTACACCAAGATAGTTGAGAAGCTTTTTGAAATAGATCCTGACTACACGGTGCTTGCATTTGCTGACATGATGAGGAAGAAGATCTCGATGCCTGCTCATCTCATGTACGATGGTGAGGACGACAACCTATTTGAGCACTTCAGCTCGGTGGCGCAGCGACTTGGGGTCTACACAGCGAAAGACTATGCCGACATCCTCGAGTTCTTGGTCCAGAGGTGGAAAGTTGCAGATCTCACTGGACTGTCCGGTGAAGGAAGACGGTCGCAGGACTATGTTTGCACTTTGGCAACGAGATTCAGGCGGCTGGACGAAAGAGCGCAGGCAAGGGCGAAACAGGGGCCTGTGGTTCCGTTCAGCTGGGTCTACGACCGCAAAGTGCAGCTCTAA